A region from the Aliarcobacter thereius LMG 24486 genome encodes:
- a CDS encoding precorrin-2 dehydrogenase/sirohydrochlorin ferrochelatase family protein: MAYFPAFLKFDDKRILIVGGGKVAFEKLKHLLNFSNNITLIAKEFSEEINSEIDKNNLKFFIKEYEKGDIKDFDIVIAAIDDFALQSDIYFETRDYKILCNCVDLKQYCDFIFPSYIKDGDLTIAISTNGSSPAFAKSLKEYVKSLLPKGIDIFLKELKELRQTMPKGKERMMFFEEKVKDFFKNKG; encoded by the coding sequence TTGGCATATTTCCCTGCTTTTCTTAAGTTTGATGATAAAAGAATTTTAATAGTTGGTGGTGGAAAAGTTGCTTTCGAAAAGCTAAAACATCTTTTGAATTTTTCAAATAATATTACTTTAATAGCAAAAGAATTTTCTGAAGAGATAAATAGTGAAATAGATAAAAATAATCTAAAATTTTTTATAAAAGAGTACGAAAAAGGAGATATAAAAGATTTTGATATAGTAATTGCAGCAATTGATGATTTTGCTTTACAATCAGATATTTATTTTGAGACAAGAGATTATAAAATACTTTGTAATTGTGTAGATTTAAAACAATATTGTGATTTTATATTTCCATCATATATAAAAGATGGAGATTTAACTATTGCAATATCTACAAATGGTAGTTCACCAGCTTTTGCAAAGAGTTTAAAAGAGTATGTAAAAAGTCTTCTTCCAAAAGGAATAGATATCTTTTTAAAAGAGTTAAAAGAGCTTAGGCAAACTATGCCAAAAGGAAAAGAAAGAATGATGTTTTTTGAAGAGAAAGTAAAAGATTTTTTTAAGAATAAAGGATAA
- a CDS encoding tetratricopeptide repeat protein → MKKIVLLLLFFITISFSKGVDDGVYALNDKDYKSAFQIFSKYAKYKNSFAEYNLGLMYYEGLWVKKDLKKAIFYFTNSANRGNLEAQNILAFIYYEGNKSLQNYKKALYWYEKASAQEDSIAQYYLAKFYLLGLGVKVNIKKAKDMFEKSCDNGYEKACIERDKLD, encoded by the coding sequence ATGAAAAAAATAGTTCTTTTACTTTTATTTTTTATTACAATCTCTTTTTCAAAAGGTGTAGATGATGGAGTTTATGCTTTAAATGATAAAGATTATAAAAGTGCATTTCAGATATTTTCTAAATATGCTAAATATAAAAACTCTTTTGCTGAATATAATCTTGGACTTATGTATTATGAAGGATTATGGGTAAAAAAAGATTTAAAGAAAGCTATTTTTTATTTTACAAATTCAGCAAATCGAGGTAATTTAGAAGCACAAAATATTTTAGCTTTTATATATTATGAAGGAAATAAATCTTTACAAAATTATAAAAAAGCTTTATATTGGTATGAAAAAGCAAGTGCTCAAGAAGACTCTATTGCTCAATATTATCTTGCTAAATTCTATCTTCTAGGGCTAGGAGTAAAAGTGAATATCAAAAAAGCAAAAGATATGTTTGAGAAGTCTTGTGACAATGGATATGAAAAAGCTTGTATAGAAAGAGATAAATTAGATTAA